A genomic segment from Lignipirellula cremea encodes:
- a CDS encoding bifunctional aminoglycoside phosphotransferase/ATP-binding protein — MACGIALGEPAGAASAWSWSKRHRNEVVPLKLADLIDALTDSAAYPFAVENVEVRQTHISAVFLAGSLVYKIKKPVDFGFLDFRTLAQRRHFCEEEVRLNRRLAPHVYLGVVPVTRDADGACLEGDGEVVEWAVKMQRLPEGATLWNRLQAGRVQMKEVRTLAQKIAAFHDHAASGPHISAGGRFEVVAGNARDNFTQSAASVGVTVSHAVFSRAEVLVEESLARLQPLIESRADRDMPRDTHGDLRLDHIYRFPDREPPGDLVIIDCIEFNERFRFADPVSDMAFLLMELRLQGHRDLASAFGEAYFHASCDDEGRSLLCFYTAYRAMVRAKVEGLRIGRAEINDADQQVALAKSRALWLLALGELEPPRRKPCLVLVAGLPGSGKSTLARELGDRENFEVIRTDVVRKELAGAAGLTTSSEFGDGIYSPEWTEQTYAECLRRAKEFLFQGKRVLVDGNFREERWRGVFLDTAGDWGVPGRLLVCQASPGIVRARLQHRRKDASDADWSVYLKAQESWEEPGPRTHALLQVLDADGPREQLASQATAALRRRELSD; from the coding sequence ATGGCTTGTGGCATCGCGCTGGGAGAACCGGCTGGGGCCGCTTCTGCCTGGTCCTGGAGCAAACGTCACCGCAATGAGGTGGTTCCTTTGAAACTTGCTGATCTGATCGACGCACTCACAGACTCTGCCGCCTACCCTTTTGCTGTCGAAAACGTAGAAGTCCGCCAGACCCACATCTCCGCCGTTTTTCTGGCGGGTTCGCTGGTTTACAAGATCAAGAAGCCGGTCGACTTTGGCTTCCTCGACTTTCGTACGCTGGCTCAGCGTCGCCATTTCTGCGAGGAAGAAGTGCGGCTTAATCGCCGCCTGGCCCCGCATGTTTACCTGGGCGTGGTTCCTGTCACACGCGACGCAGACGGCGCCTGCCTGGAGGGAGACGGCGAGGTGGTCGAATGGGCCGTGAAGATGCAACGCTTGCCGGAGGGGGCCACGCTGTGGAACCGCCTGCAGGCAGGCCGCGTGCAGATGAAAGAGGTGCGGACTCTCGCACAAAAGATCGCAGCTTTTCACGACCATGCCGCGTCGGGTCCGCACATCAGCGCTGGCGGTCGTTTTGAGGTCGTGGCGGGAAACGCGAGGGATAACTTCACCCAGTCGGCGGCGAGCGTCGGCGTGACGGTCAGCCACGCCGTGTTCTCGCGGGCGGAAGTTCTGGTCGAGGAGTCCTTGGCCCGGTTGCAGCCGTTGATCGAATCGCGGGCGGACCGCGACATGCCTCGCGACACACACGGCGATCTTCGACTCGACCATATTTATCGTTTCCCCGACCGGGAACCGCCGGGCGACCTGGTGATTATCGACTGCATCGAATTCAACGAGCGGTTTCGGTTTGCCGACCCCGTATCGGATATGGCGTTCCTGCTAATGGAGCTCCGTTTGCAAGGCCATCGAGATTTAGCCAGCGCCTTTGGTGAAGCCTATTTTCACGCTTCCTGCGATGACGAAGGACGGTCGCTGCTCTGCTTTTACACGGCGTACCGCGCCATGGTGCGGGCGAAAGTGGAAGGCTTGCGGATTGGCCGTGCGGAAATCAACGACGCCGATCAGCAAGTCGCTCTGGCAAAGTCGCGAGCCTTGTGGCTGCTCGCCCTGGGAGAGCTGGAGCCTCCGCGCCGGAAGCCCTGTCTGGTGCTCGTCGCGGGGTTGCCTGGCAGCGGCAAGTCGACGTTAGCTCGAGAGCTGGGGGATCGCGAAAACTTCGAAGTGATCCGAACCGACGTGGTGCGCAAAGAACTGGCCGGGGCGGCAGGGCTGACGACTTCGTCGGAGTTCGGCGACGGGATCTACAGCCCCGAATGGACGGAACAGACCTATGCGGAGTGTCTGCGCCGTGCCAAGGAGTTCCTGTTTCAGGGGAAACGGGTGCTGGTGGACGGCAACTTCCGGGAGGAGCGCTGGCGCGGCGTCTTTCTCGATACGGCGGGCGACTGGGGAGTCCCGGGGCGCCTGCTGGTTTGCCAGGCCTCGCCCGGCATCGTACGAGCCCGATTGCAGCACCGTCGCAAGGACGCCTCCGATGCAGACTGGTCGGTCTACTTGAAAGCGCAGGAAAGCTGGGAAGAGCCTGGCCCGCGAACGCACGCACTTCTGCAGGTGCTCGACGCTGACGGGCCGAGGGAGCAACTGGCGTCCCAGGCGACGGCCGCCCTCAGGCGTCGCGAACTCTCTGATTAA
- a CDS encoding ATP-dependent 6-phosphofructokinase: MKRIAVLTSGGDAAGMNAAIRAVVRTGIHLGLEVMGVQCGYAGLIAGNWRPLSARDVGGILPVGGTMLGSSRCLEFTTEQGPRAAIAQLEQAKIDGLLVIGGNGSQTGAFALSQLGFPVVGVASTIDNDLYGSDITIGVDTALNIALESIDRLRSTATAHHRAFLVEVMGRNCGYLALMSAIAGGAEAVCLPEYEIDPEQLAAELADAYDRGKSHAIVVVAEGASLNATGLMQHFQEHRERLGFDVRATILGHVQRGGNPGAFDRILASRLGAAATEEIASGNHGLLVGLIENQITITPLPDVVANEKSIDPRLYALAQILAK, translated from the coding sequence ATGAAACGTATCGCCGTACTCACCAGCGGAGGCGACGCGGCAGGCATGAACGCCGCGATCCGCGCCGTCGTTCGCACCGGGATTCACCTGGGGCTGGAGGTCATGGGCGTCCAATGCGGTTATGCGGGCCTCATCGCGGGAAACTGGCGTCCGCTTTCTGCGCGCGATGTCGGCGGAATTCTGCCTGTCGGCGGCACCATGCTGGGAAGCTCGCGGTGTTTGGAGTTCACGACAGAACAAGGCCCCCGCGCGGCCATCGCCCAGCTGGAACAGGCGAAAATTGACGGGCTGCTCGTGATTGGCGGAAATGGTTCGCAGACAGGCGCCTTTGCGTTATCGCAGCTGGGGTTTCCCGTCGTCGGGGTTGCTTCCACGATCGACAACGATCTGTATGGCTCCGACATTACGATCGGCGTCGACACGGCGCTCAACATCGCACTCGAGTCGATCGACCGCCTGCGAAGTACGGCGACCGCCCATCACAGGGCGTTTCTGGTGGAGGTCATGGGGCGAAATTGCGGCTACCTGGCGTTAATGTCGGCGATCGCTGGCGGCGCAGAAGCGGTCTGCCTGCCGGAATATGAAATCGATCCCGAACAACTGGCGGCCGAGTTAGCGGACGCTTACGACCGCGGCAAGTCGCACGCGATCGTGGTCGTCGCCGAAGGAGCGAGTCTGAACGCGACGGGCCTGATGCAGCACTTTCAGGAACATCGCGAACGGCTTGGTTTTGATGTGCGAGCGACCATTCTGGGCCACGTCCAACGGGGCGGAAATCCAGGCGCCTTCGATCGGATCCTCGCCTCGCGACTGGGCGCCGCCGCCACGGAGGAGATCGCGTCCGGCAATCACGGACTGCTTGTGGGATTGATTGAAAACCAGATCACAATCACTCCGCTGCCGGACGTCGTCGCGAACGAAAAAAGCATTGATCCGCGGCTGTACGCCCTGGCGCAAATCCTGGCCAAATAG
- a CDS encoding histone deacetylase family protein produces MTLLYYAPVFLEHDTGNHPESAARILPTIRHLNQVAMHSTCLRPSWSEVSNDRLERVHSARYIQSVKEFAEQGGGYIEEDTAICSQSNRVARMAASAVCDAVEKVVSGNDTQAFCLVRPPGHHALTNAAMGFCLFNNVAIGARLAIDELGLDRVLIVDWDVHHGNGTQAAFWEDEQVGFLSIHRSPFYPGTGAADEIGSGPGIGTTLNLPVKYGTPRLEYLAMFAASVERFAESIRPQLILISAGFDAHREDPFGSLGLESEDFGVLTRIVLEVAGTYANGRVVSVLEGGYNPAALRESVEHHLHEILSI; encoded by the coding sequence ATGACTTTGCTGTACTATGCCCCTGTCTTCCTTGAACATGACACGGGAAACCATCCTGAAAGTGCAGCGCGAATTCTTCCCACAATTCGGCATCTGAACCAGGTTGCGATGCATTCAACCTGCCTTCGCCCGTCATGGAGCGAAGTTTCCAACGATCGACTTGAGCGAGTTCACTCGGCCAGGTATATCCAGTCCGTCAAGGAGTTCGCCGAACAAGGCGGCGGGTACATTGAAGAAGATACTGCGATCTGCTCGCAGTCGAATCGTGTTGCCCGAATGGCGGCCAGTGCTGTATGCGACGCCGTTGAAAAGGTAGTAAGCGGAAATGACACACAAGCGTTCTGTCTGGTTCGTCCGCCTGGGCATCATGCGTTAACCAACGCAGCCATGGGATTCTGCTTGTTCAACAACGTAGCCATCGGGGCGAGGCTGGCGATTGACGAATTAGGCCTCGATCGCGTTCTGATTGTGGATTGGGATGTCCACCACGGAAACGGCACGCAGGCCGCGTTCTGGGAGGATGAGCAAGTCGGGTTTCTGTCGATTCACCGTTCACCGTTCTATCCCGGAACGGGAGCGGCCGACGAAATCGGATCTGGTCCGGGAATCGGAACAACACTCAATCTGCCCGTCAAGTACGGCACGCCGCGGCTCGAGTATCTTGCGATGTTCGCTGCCTCCGTCGAACGATTTGCCGAGTCCATCAGGCCGCAGTTGATCCTGATCAGCGCCGGATTCGACGCTCACCGCGAAGATCCTTTTGGGTCGCTGGGGTTAGAAAGCGAGGACTTTGGGGTGCTCACTCGCATCGTTCTGGAAGTCGCCGGTACATACGCTAACGGTCGAGTGGTCAGCGTCCTGGAAGGAGGGTACAACCCGGCAGCCTTGAGGGAAAGTGTGGAACATCATTTGCACGAAATACTTTCGATCTGA
- a CDS encoding CoA-binding protein: protein MPIQNLKKIFHPQSVAVIGASRRENRVGHTVLQNLIGGGLQGDIYPVNPKYKAIGGMPCFSKVSELPTTADLAVVCTPA from the coding sequence ATGCCGATTCAAAACCTGAAGAAGATATTCCATCCGCAGAGCGTGGCGGTCATTGGTGCAAGCCGCCGCGAAAACCGTGTTGGCCACACGGTGTTGCAGAACTTGATCGGCGGCGGGTTGCAGGGAGACATCTATCCCGTGAATCCCAAGTACAAAGCCATCGGAGGCATGCCCTGCTTTTCCAAGGTAAGCGAGTTACCGACAACGGCGGATCTCGCCGTCGTCTGCACGCCCGCGTAA